The following nucleotide sequence is from Cyclobacteriaceae bacterium.
AGCTCTCCGTAGAGATAAGAGATCAGCGTGGCTTCATCCGGTTTATAATTCATACCCTATTGTTTCTTGCGTAATATTTCTTTTTTCCAAAATTTTCTTCAATGCTTCCAGCCCATAGTACATTCTCGACTTCACTGTATTCTCGGAGACATTCAACGCTTCAGCTATCTCTCTGAATTTCATTCCCTCGTACTCTTTCATAATCACCACCTCACGCTGCTCATCACTCAATAGTATTAAGCATCCCTGGAGCAAATCTGAAAGTTCACTTTGTCTAAGCACACGTTCAGGATTTTCTCTGCGACTTCCTGACTTCTCCCAACTGTAGCTATCCTCATGTTCTCCGGGATTCAAATCATGAAGCGACACCGACCGACTGCTTTTCTTCTTTCTCAATTCTTCCCTGCAGCAATTCACCGCGATCGTATACAACCATGAGCGGAACCTTCCTGTATCCTGCAGGTACGCGATGTTCCGATGCATCGAAATGAATGTCTTCTGAGAAACCTCCATCGCCATGTCATGGTCGTAAAAGAACTTATAGCTGAAATTATAGATCCTCTTGTACCACACTTCTACCAGTTTCCCCTGCGCATGCTTGTCTCCCTCGCGGGCCCGCACGATGAGGACATCCGAATGCATCATAGGAACGTCTGGTAAGGTTTTAATCACGGAAAAGGTCAGTTTTGTGCCGTATTATCGTAAAGATGGTGCAATCCCTGAAATAGTTTTAAACGAAGATAAAATCTTGGCGGCTCTTACACCCCTCAAAATCTCCCGATCTTGTGTCCGTTATTATATTTGCGCCAATGAAGAAAATTATCTCAACATTAATCCGATACGTTCCCCGGAAATATCTCCAGTTATTCAGTGGAGTCGGACTAAAAGTAGTCGGAGCGTTCTACACCGGGAAAGCAGTTCAATGTCCAATCTGTGAACATCAATACAGAAGTTTTTTACCGTACGGACGAATCAATCCCAGACCTAATGCTCTCTGCCCTTCTTGTCTTTCATTGGAAAGACATCGGCTGATCTGGCTGTTCCTGAAGCAGAAGACAAATTTTTTCACTCAGAAATTAAGAGTGCTTCACATCGCCCCGGAACATTGCTTCATGAAGAGATTTGAAAAGCAACACGGAGATGGCTATATCACTGCAGATATTGAATCACCTCTTGCAAAAATAAAGATGGATATTCATCAGATTCCTTTCGATGATAATGAATTTGATGTCGTGCTGTGCAATCATGTACTGGAGCATGTTGATAATGATATTCAGGCAATGTCCGAGATCAATCGCGTACTTCGTTCCGGAGGCTGGTCCGTTTTACAAATACCTTTCTTCTCTCCTGTACCCGATGTGACATTTGAAGATCCTTCTGTCACCGATGCGCGTGAGCGCGAAAAGATCTTTGGGCAGAATGACCATGTGAGAAAGTTTGGAAAAGACTACCCACAAAGAATTGAACACAGTGGAATGATAGCAGAAGCTAACGAGTTTGCCAAAAGTCTGTCAGACGAAGATTGTTTTCGATATGGCATTTCTAAAAATGAGATTCTGTACCGCGGAATCAAACGATAAGATCAATTGAAACAGATTTCAACAGCCGATATTCAGAAAAAGATTTCCATGCGTCAGGCAATTGATCTGATGAAGGAAGCCTTTTCTCAATTAAGCCTTGGAAATGCTGTCGCTCCGGTACGCACCGTAATGAACTCATCAGATGACTCAGGCCGTGTTCTCTTCATGCCCTCCTACTCATCAGCATTCGGACTCTTTGGATTGAAAATGGTTTCTGTTTTTGATCATAACACATCCAAAAAGCTTCCTGTCATTCAGGGTCATATGATGATCATGGATGGAAACGACGGTACTCCTTTGGCCTCCATTGAAGCGGAATATCTTACCGAACTAAGAACCGGCGCCGCATCCGGACTGGCCACTGATCTTTTAGCAAGAAAGCATGTTGAAGTGCTGGCAATCTTTGGTACAGGTACTCAGGCAGAAACTCAACTTGAAGGAGTGCTTATGGTAAGATCTGTTCAGGAAGTGATTGTCTTTGGAACACATGCCGATAAGGTCTTTTCCTTTTGCCGTCGCATGAAAGATCGATTTGATATTAATATTGTTCCTTCTGAATCTTTTGACGAATTGAGAGAAGCAGATATTATTTGTACTGCAACCACTTGCTCTCAACCCCTGTTTCAGGAGCATCAGCTCAAAAGAGGAGTTCACATCAATGGGATTGGATCATACAAACCCTCCATGCAGGAAATTCCTTCTGATGTTATAAAAAGATCGCTGCTGGTCGTCGATCATCGTGAAGCAGCTCTTACCGAACCAGGCGATATCGTTATTCCAGTTCGTGAAGGCATCATCACGAAAGATCACATACATGCAGAAATTGGAGAGATTGTCAACGGCTCAAAGCGTGGAAGAACTTCCGAAGATGAGATTACAGTTTTTAAATCCGTTGGGAACGCGATTCAGGATCTTGCGATTGCAGGCTTCATGATCGACCGGGATATTAAACGTTAATCGGAAGTTTCAATCCCGATTAACGTTCTAAATTTCTATTTGCCGATTTTCTCCAGCACTTCCATTACTTCTGTCACGTGCTTGCGACTTGTTTCAAGCAAGGCTTTCTCGTCGCTATTGAGATCAAGTTCTATCACACGCTCAACTCCGTTCTTACCCAACACAGCTGGAACGCCGAGGTAGCAATTCTTGATTCCGTATTCACCATCAAGTTGCATACAGACCGGAAGAATTCTTCTTTGATCTTTTACAATGGCCTCAACCATTTGAGCGGCAGCTGAACCCGGTGCATACCAGGCAGAAGTACCCATCAGTTTCACTAACTCACCTCCACCAACTTTTGTACGCTCAATGATCATGTTGAGCTTTTCCTTATCAATCAATTCAGTTACAGGAATACCCGCAACGGTAGTATAACGTGGAAGTGGCACCATGGTGTCACCATGACCACCCAACAACATTGCCTGAATATCTTTCGGAGAGATGTTTAATGCTTCTGCTAAAAATGCACGGTAGCGTGCTGTATCCAGAATACCTGCCATACCAATGACGCGTGTTCTTGGGAAATTGGAAGTCAGATGTGCCTGATAGGTCATTACATCCAAAGGATTGGAAACGACAATAATGATAGCATTAGGAGAATGCTTGATTACATTTTCTGTTACAGTCTTAACGATTCCCGCGTTGGTCCCGATTAAATCGTCGCGGCTCATTCCCGGTTTGCGGGGAAGTCCGGAAGTGATGACTACAACATCTGATTTTGCTGACTTTGAATAATCATTGGTAGAACCAATGGTCCGGCTGTCATAAAGATCAATGGGGGCTTTTTGCCAGATGTCGAGTGCCTTACCTTCCGCAAGACCTTCTTTGATATCGACCAACACAATTTCATTCGCAACTTCACGATAAGCGAGCACATCGGCACAGGTAGCACCCACGTTTCCAGCGCCGACAACAGTAATTTTCATATGGTAAGGATTAGGCTTTTTTAATGAGGCCGCAAGTTATCACTACGGAAAGGAAAAATGCAAAGGAGCTTATTAAATCTGTGTCAGTTTAATTTCCAAAATGGATTTTGTTTGAGCGGTCACTTTAAACCGGTCATCGACACGCAACCCAACGACCCAGACGATCTCCCCGCCTGATTCTATAACGGTTGCATCATTCTTTTCCAGCATGCTGATCTTCTCATCAATAAGAAAATCACTTACTTTCTTTTTGTGACCCAGACCCAAGGGGAAAAAACTATCCCCTGTTCTCCATTTCCTCCACACCACCGGAAACTTGATGCTGCCAAGGTCAAATGTCCCGTGGGTTTTTTTTGTCTCTATCTTGCTTCCCTTGTGAGCTTTGATCGCCAGCATCCATGGACCCAATGCCGCCTTGTCCTGACCTTCCTCAATAAGAATTTCTGTTAATCGCTCCTTCTGGGGCGATACAATTATAAACTCCCGGTCAACCACCGCCTGATGCGTAGAGGAAAAAAATTGCTTGCCTGACTGGGTTGCTTCCACCAGTTGCACACAACGATCCCATTCAAATCCATAAGGCCGAAGCCACTCATAGATGACAAACGCCGGATGCTGAAGAAGCATCAGCAGGTTTTTATCGATGTAAAGCTTGTCACCCTCCATTCGGGTCATGCTGTCTTTTAGCTGACCCAATCCTCTTTGCATGATTTCATGAGCCCCTTTGATTTTGTCAAGTGAACTACTGAAGGTTTCTTCCAGCGACGGATTAATCTCTTTCAGTTTATCGATTACCTGATGACGAATAAAATTCCTTTGATAATCATCGCTTTCGTTGCTGATATCTTCACGCCATTGGATCTTTTCTTTTTTAGCATATGCGAGAATGTCTTCTCGTTTAGCAAAAAGCAGCGGACGGATCACTTTCTCATTTTTAACAGGAATGCCTGTGAGCTGATCCAGGTTAGAACCCTTCACCCATCTCATTAAAACCGTTTCGATATTGTCATTGAGATGATGGGCCGTTGCCAGCCAATGAAATTTTTCCTGGTCCATAACATTGTCAAACCACTGATAGCGCAGATCGCGGGCGGCCATTTGAATTGACAATCCTTTTTCTTCGGCATAGTTCTTGGTCTCAAAGCGCTGAGTAAAAAAGCTGATACCTGAACTACTGCAAAAATGACTGACGAAAGTCTGATCCTCATCCGAAGCCTTACCTCTCAGTCCGAAATTGCAGTGAGCAACGGCGATTTTGAATCCAGCCTTGCGAAAGAGGTCAAGCATCACCATCGAATCCAATCCTCCGCTTACTGCCAGCAGAATACGGTCACCTGTATCGACGAGGTTATGAAGAGAAATAAATTCCTTAAAGGGCTTGAGCATCATTCAAATTTATCAAAAGTCGCAAGGTCTGCCCGTCTTTTCTACCTTTACGAATCAAAATGAGAAGGTCCGCTATTGTTTTTATGGTTATTCTCTGCTCAATCCATGCTTTTGGGCAGCGTAAGGTGAAACTGGAGAAAGCCAACAGTCTCAGGGGCTCAGTGGAGAATGGCGTCCGCATGGACTGGGTAATTGGTGACGTGGTCTTTGTTCAAAATGAAACGACCATCTACTGTGACTCCGCCATTTTCAATAAGGCCGATAACAGCGTAAAAGCCTATGGAAGGATCCGCATTACAGAAGGTGACTCTGTAACCGTAACATCCAACGGACTTACCTATGATGGAAATAAGAAGATCGCTTACCTCCGCAAGAATGTGGTTTTTACAAAGCTGCAGACCGCTACCCTCTATACTGACTTTCTGGATTATGATCGCCCAAAAAATGAAGCCCGTTATTTCAACCGGGGTAAGCTGGTGGATTCCACCAACACGTTGACAAGTGATAAAGGATATTATGATCTGAGAAGCAATCTCGCTTCATTCAAAAAAAATGTTGTGGGCGTGAACAAAGATTACACCATGACTTCCGACACGCTTCAATACAGCTCCAAAACAAAATTCATTTACTTCCGTGCCGTAACACGGCTTGAAGATCGTGAAGGTGGTGTTGCCTTTTATGAAAATGGATTTTACGATACAAAGCAGAAGAAATCAGATCTTGTCCAGGGAGTTTTTGAAACGCCTTCCTATAAACTACAGGGTACAAGACTTTTCCTGGATAACATCAAGAAGCTTTACAGAGCCCAGGGGAAAGTAATCATGACCTCCAAAGCCGAGAACATGAACATTCATGGAGATGAAGGCTACTATGATCGCAAGACCGGCATTTCGAAAGTTTATGGACATGCATATGTTGAGCGGATTACCGATGATAATGACACACTCTTCATCTCTGCTGATACATTGGTCTCCATCGAAAATGCAGATCCGAAAAAGAAAAGACTACTTGCCTATTACAATGTAAGGATTTTCAAGACGGACCTTCAGGGCAAAGCCGATTCACTGGTTTATGTTGCCAGCGATTCCATTCTTTACTTTTTCAGAAACCCTGTTCTTTGGACAGAGGAAAATCAAATGACGGCAGACTCTATCCGCATCCTGCTGGAAAAGAAAAAGATCAGCCGTATATATATGGTTTCAAATTCCTTTGTGGTTTCAGAGGATTCACTGACCAATTTCAATCAGATCAAGGGAAGGAATATGACTGCCTTTTTTGAAGGAAAGAACATTCATCATGTAATCGTCAAGGGAAATGGAGAGAGTCTTTACTTCGCCTTACAGGAAAAAGAGCAGGAGAAAGAGGGAAAAAAGGAAAAGTACACCATCACTTCGGGGATGAACAAAATCATTTGCAGTAATATGAGGATCAACTTCAAAGCAGGCAAAGTGAACAACATCAGTTTCTACATAAATCCCGACGCCTCATTCATACCACCGCACGAACTCAAGGCAGATCAGATCAAACTGAAGGGATTCAACTGGCGGGGGTTCGACCGTCCTACCAGACAACAAGTTGTGCAACAAAGACCCCAGTAACGGGAGGCCGATTTCTTTATTGCTTTACCATCTTATTTTTTTTTGAATTCCCTTTGAGTTGATGCGCCTTTGCGTTACCTTTTGGATGGACTTGGTGATGCTGATATGAAATGGATTCTGTTTCTTCTTGTCTTCTCAGCCTCCGGATTTTCTGCCGGCGCTCAAACACTTGAGTGGATAGACCGCCAGGAACATTTTCAAGCAACCACAGGACAGACCGTTCGCATTCCCATCAAAATAAAAAATACAACAGACAAGGTTCAGTTCTTTATTGTCAAAAAAGCCAGTGGAGATATTGGCTCCAATCAAAAAGGATACTTCTGTCTCGGAGATGATTGCCTCGATCCGGGGGTAGATCAGTTCTCGAAAAAGCTGGAGCCCGGCGAAACCATTACCAATCTTTACTTTACCGTGGAACCCGGAATGGTCACCACCTCCAACTCATTCAGGTTCGAAGTTTATTCCCGGAATAATCCGACCATCGGAATCGAGCATTCTGTATCCCTTTCGGTTGATGAAAAAACCGCCAAATCACTCGTTTTCCAGTCAAGGGATATTACTGTACACGATATTTATCCCAATCCGATCAACGATCAGGCTTTTATAGATTACAAGCTGCACAATGAATTAATTAAGGCCAAAGTGGTCATTCACAATATTTTAGGTAGCCCTGTGGGTCATTACGACCTTTCTGTTTTTGAATCCCGCGCCAAGATCCAGGCAGACGAGCTTACGTCTGGTGTCTACTTTTACACCGTTTACATTGATAATATCGGTGTTCTCACCCGCAAGCTCATTGTCAGGAAATAATCCTTCTCCCAGATCGTTTTTATTTAAATTTTAGATATGCGAGCCTCGGGTGTATATTTGCGGCCTCTTTTTATGATCCGGAAACTGTCTATTAACGTCCTTCTTCTTGTATGCAGCCTGATAATGGTGGCTTCAGCGTGTAGTCGCGGCTTCCGCAGAATACAGAGAAGTGAAGACTGGCGGATCAAGTATGAGGCAGGGCTGAATTACTACAGCAAGAAAGATTATTACCACACCGCTATCCTTTTTGAAGAAATTACTCCTGTTGTGAGAGGTTTACCGGAAGGTGAAAAAGTGGAGTTCTATCTCGCTTATTGCCAGTATTATGAGAAGACTTATTTGCTTGCCTCGAACCAGTTCAAGGTCTTTTTTGAGACGTACGGACGGAGTTCTCTGGCGCAGGAGGCCTTCTTCATGTACGCTTATTCGCTCTATGTAGCATCCCCTGATTCGGATCACGACCAGAAGAGTTCGGTGGAAGCAATGGATGCCATGCAGACTTTCCTCAATCAATATCCTGAAAGCAAGTTCCGCGATCAGGCAGTGGAAGTGATTGCCATATCGCAGACCAAGCTTGAGACCAAGGGTGCTGACAATGCGAAGCAGTATTTGAAAATGAAACAGTATAAGGCAGCTGTTATTGCCTTTGATAATTTTAAGAAGAGCTTTCCAGATTCAAAGTTCCTGGAAGAACTGGCATATCTGAAAGTAGTATCACAATACAAGCTTGCGACACAAAGCTTTATGTCTCTGCAGATCGAACGTTACACAGCTGTGATTACTTTCTATCAGGAGCTGGTGGATAATTTTCCAAACAGCACGTACCTGAAAGATGCAGAGCTGATGTATTCTACCAGTCAGGTAGAACTCAATAAATTAAAAGAGTTAAAATCTAAATTACTTAAAAATTCATAATACCATGGCTAATCAACCTTCAATCATCACACGCGACGTAGATAAGATAGCAGCGCATACAGGAAATGTGTATGAGTCTGTAGTTGTTATTTCAAAACGCGCACGTCAGATCGCAATCAATATCAAGGAAGAATTGAATAATAAGCTTGCTGAGTTCGCAACAACTGTTGACAATCTTGAAGAAGTATTTGAGAACCGTGAGCAAATTGAGATCTCAAGATTTTACGAGCGCCTGCCAAAGCCTACAACTTCTGCATTGGATGAATTCCTGGAAGGCAAGGTGAACTATCGCCGCCGTTCAGAAGAAATCAAGCCAGAGTAATCTGTTTCAGTTAATAGTTGCACGTTAACCCGTGAACAACTCGTGATGATTCAAATGATTTGCTATCGACGATTTACGAACAACTATTAACTATGCTAAAGGGCAGGAAGATCTTGTTGGGAGTTACGGGAGGCATTGCTGCATACAAGGCCGCTCTTCTTATCCGTCTCCTTATAAAACAAGAAGCTGAAGTAAAAGTGGTGATGACTTCGTCCGCCCTTGACTTCATTACACCACTGACCCTTTCAACCCTCTCCAAAAATCCTGTCCTTTCTCAGTTTCAGAAGAGTGAAACCGGCGAATGGAATAATCACGTCGAACTCGGGCTATGGGCTGATGCAATGATCATTGCTCCGGCCAGCGCCAATACGATCGCGAAAATGGCGAACGGACTTTGCGACAATCTTTTACTGGCAACCTATCTTTCTTCCCGCTGTCCTGTATTCTTTGCTCCTGCCATGGACCTGGACATGCTTCAGCATCCCTCCACTCAAAGAAATATTTCATCGCTCATCTCCTTTGGAAATCAATTGATCCAGCCAGGCTTTGGTGAGCTTGCTTCGGGATTGATTGGAAACGGGCGCATGGCTGAACCGGAAGAGATTGTCGCATATCTTGAAAAAGCTTTGTCGGCAAACAAACCTCTCCTTGGCAAAAAGGCA
It contains:
- a CDS encoding RNA polymerase sigma factor → MMHSDVLIVRAREGDKHAQGKLVEVWYKRIYNFSYKFFYDHDMAMEVSQKTFISMHRNIAYLQDTGRFRSWLYTIAVNCCREELRKKKSSRSVSLHDLNPGEHEDSYSWEKSGSRRENPERVLRQSELSDLLQGCLILLSDEQREVVIMKEYEGMKFREIAEALNVSENTVKSRMYYGLEALKKILEKRNITQETIGYEL
- a CDS encoding class I SAM-dependent methyltransferase, with the protein product MKKIISTLIRYVPRKYLQLFSGVGLKVVGAFYTGKAVQCPICEHQYRSFLPYGRINPRPNALCPSCLSLERHRLIWLFLKQKTNFFTQKLRVLHIAPEHCFMKRFEKQHGDGYITADIESPLAKIKMDIHQIPFDDNEFDVVLCNHVLEHVDNDIQAMSEINRVLRSGGWSVLQIPFFSPVPDVTFEDPSVTDAREREKIFGQNDHVRKFGKDYPQRIEHSGMIAEANEFAKSLSDEDCFRYGISKNEILYRGIKR
- a CDS encoding ornithine cyclodeaminase, whose amino-acid sequence is MKQISTADIQKKISMRQAIDLMKEAFSQLSLGNAVAPVRTVMNSSDDSGRVLFMPSYSSAFGLFGLKMVSVFDHNTSKKLPVIQGHMMIMDGNDGTPLASIEAEYLTELRTGAASGLATDLLARKHVEVLAIFGTGTQAETQLEGVLMVRSVQEVIVFGTHADKVFSFCRRMKDRFDINIVPSESFDELREADIICTATTCSQPLFQEHQLKRGVHINGIGSYKPSMQEIPSDVIKRSLLVVDHREAALTEPGDIVIPVREGIITKDHIHAEIGEIVNGSKRGRTSEDEITVFKSVGNAIQDLAIAGFMIDRDIKR
- the mdh gene encoding malate dehydrogenase, which encodes MKITVVGAGNVGATCADVLAYREVANEIVLVDIKEGLAEGKALDIWQKAPIDLYDSRTIGSTNDYSKSAKSDVVVITSGLPRKPGMSRDDLIGTNAGIVKTVTENVIKHSPNAIIIVVSNPLDVMTYQAHLTSNFPRTRVIGMAGILDTARYRAFLAEALNISPKDIQAMLLGGHGDTMVPLPRYTTVAGIPVTELIDKEKLNMIIERTKVGGGELVKLMGTSAWYAPGSAAAQMVEAIVKDQRRILPVCMQLDGEYGIKNCYLGVPAVLGKNGVERVIELDLNSDEKALLETSRKHVTEVMEVLEKIGK
- the tilS gene encoding tRNA lysidine(34) synthetase TilS, translating into MLKPFKEFISLHNLVDTGDRILLAVSGGLDSMVMLDLFRKAGFKIAVAHCNFGLRGKASDEDQTFVSHFCSSSGISFFTQRFETKNYAEEKGLSIQMAARDLRYQWFDNVMDQEKFHWLATAHHLNDNIETVLMRWVKGSNLDQLTGIPVKNEKVIRPLLFAKREDILAYAKKEKIQWREDISNESDDYQRNFIRHQVIDKLKEINPSLEETFSSSLDKIKGAHEIMQRGLGQLKDSMTRMEGDKLYIDKNLLMLLQHPAFVIYEWLRPYGFEWDRCVQLVEATQSGKQFFSSTHQAVVDREFIIVSPQKERLTEILIEEGQDKAALGPWMLAIKAHKGSKIETKKTHGTFDLGSIKFPVVWRKWRTGDSFFPLGLGHKKKVSDFLIDEKISMLEKNDATVIESGGEIVWVVGLRVDDRFKVTAQTKSILEIKLTQI
- a CDS encoding Organic solvent tolerance protein OstA; translation: MRRSAIVFMVILCSIHAFGQRKVKLEKANSLRGSVENGVRMDWVIGDVVFVQNETTIYCDSAIFNKADNSVKAYGRIRITEGDSVTVTSNGLTYDGNKKIAYLRKNVVFTKLQTATLYTDFLDYDRPKNEARYFNRGKLVDSTNTLTSDKGYYDLRSNLASFKKNVVGVNKDYTMTSDTLQYSSKTKFIYFRAVTRLEDREGGVAFYENGFYDTKQKKSDLVQGVFETPSYKLQGTRLFLDNIKKLYRAQGKVIMTSKAENMNIHGDEGYYDRKTGISKVYGHAYVERITDDNDTLFISADTLVSIENADPKKKRLLAYYNVRIFKTDLQGKADSLVYVASDSILYFFRNPVLWTEENQMTADSIRILLEKKKISRIYMVSNSFVVSEDSLTNFNQIKGRNMTAFFEGKNIHHVIVKGNGESLYFALQEKEQEKEGKKEKYTITSGMNKIICSNMRINFKAGKVNNISFYINPDASFIPPHELKADQIKLKGFNWRGFDRPTRQQVVQQRPQ
- a CDS encoding T9SS type A sorting domain-containing protein; the encoded protein is MRYLLDGLGDADMKWILFLLVFSASGFSAGAQTLEWIDRQEHFQATTGQTVRIPIKIKNTTDKVQFFIVKKASGDIGSNQKGYFCLGDDCLDPGVDQFSKKLEPGETITNLYFTVEPGMVTTSNSFRFEVYSRNNPTIGIEHSVSLSVDEKTAKSLVFQSRDITVHDIYPNPINDQAFIDYKLHNELIKAKVVIHNILGSPVGHYDLSVFESRAKIQADELTSGVYFYTVYIDNIGVLTRKLIVRK
- the bamD gene encoding outer membrane protein assembly factor BamD, which translates into the protein MIRKLSINVLLLVCSLIMVASACSRGFRRIQRSEDWRIKYEAGLNYYSKKDYYHTAILFEEITPVVRGLPEGEKVEFYLAYCQYYEKTYLLASNQFKVFFETYGRSSLAQEAFFMYAYSLYVASPDSDHDQKSSVEAMDAMQTFLNQYPESKFRDQAVEVIAISQTKLETKGADNAKQYLKMKQYKAAVIAFDNFKKSFPDSKFLEELAYLKVVSQYKLATQSFMSLQIERYTAVITFYQELVDNFPNSTYLKDAELMYSTSQVELNKLKELKSKLLKNS
- a CDS encoding DNA-directed RNA polymerase subunit omega, which encodes MANQPSIITRDVDKIAAHTGNVYESVVVISKRARQIAINIKEELNNKLAEFATTVDNLEEVFENREQIEISRFYERLPKPTTSALDEFLEGKVNYRRRSEEIKPE